In one Phyllostomus discolor isolate MPI-MPIP mPhyDis1 chromosome 8, mPhyDis1.pri.v3, whole genome shotgun sequence genomic region, the following are encoded:
- the LOC114503716 gene encoding olfactory receptor 7A10-like, which yields MDSGNLTRVSEFLLLGLSEDPELQPLLFGLFLCMYLITVLGNLLIILAVSSDSHLHTPMYFFLSNLSLVDIYFTSTTIPKMLLNIQTQSKAITYAGCITRMYFFILFAGLDDFLLTVMAYDRLVAICHPLHYIVIMNPWLCGLLVLVSWIISVLNSLMQCLMVLRLSFCTALEIPHFFCDLNQVVQLTCSDTFLNNMVMYFLAVLLAGGPLAGILYSYSKIVSSIQAIPSAQGKYKAFSTCASHLSVVSLFYGTSLGVYLSSAITHNSQSSAIASVMYTVVTPMLNPFIYSLRNKDIKGALKRFFGMVGKQGTIVLGLMKSPLL from the coding sequence ATGGATTCAGGGAACCTTACTAGAGTGTCAGAATTTCTTCTCCTGGGACTATCAGAGGACCCAGAACTGCAGCCCCTCCTATTTGGCCTGTTCCTCTGCATGTACCTGATCACTGTGCTGggaaacctgctcatcatcctggctgtcagctcagactcccacctgcacacccccatgtacttcttcctctccaacctgTCCTTGGTAGACATCTatttcacctccaccaccatcccaAAGATGCTGTTGAACATCCAGACACAGAGCAAAGCCATCACCTATGCAGGCTGCATCACACGGATGTATTTTTTCATACTCTTTGCAGGGTTGGATGACTTTCTCCTGACtgtgatggcctatgaccgcttGGTGGCCATCTGTCACCCCTTGCACTACATCGTCATTATGAACCCCTGGCTCTGTGGACTGCTGGTTCTGGTGTCCTGGATCATCAGTGTCCTGAATTCCTTGATGCAGTGCTTAATGGTTTTGAGACTGTCCTTCTGTACAGCTTTGGAAATCCCCCACTTTTTCTGTGATCTCAATCAGGTGGTCCAACTCACCTGTTCTGACACCTTTCTTAACAACATGGTGATGTATTTTTTAGCAGTGCTACTGGCTGGTGGTCCCCTGGCTGGAATCCTTTACTCTTACTCTAAGATAGTGTCCTCCATACAAGCAATCCCATCAGCTCAGGGGAAGTATAAAGCATTTTCCACCTGTGCATCTCACCTCTCagttgtctccttattttatggTACAAGCCTAGGTGTGTATCTCAGCTCTGCTATTACCCACAACTCACAGTCCAGTGCAATTGCCTCAGTGATGTACACTGTGGTCACACCTATGttgaaccccttcatctacagccTCAGGAACAAAGACATAAAGGGGGCTCTGAAAAGATTCTTTGGGATGGTGGGTAAGCAAGGGACAATTGTCCTAGGGCTAATGAAGTCCCCATTATTATAG
- the SLC1A6 gene encoding excitatory amino acid transporter 4, whose amino-acid sequence MSSHGNSLFLRESGQRLGRVGWLQQLQESMQQRALRTRLRLQTMTREHVLRFMRRNAFILLTVSAVIIGVSLAFALRPYQLTYRQIKYFSFPGELLMRMLQMLVLPLIVSSLVTGMASLDNKATGRMGMRAAVYYMVTTVIAVFIGILMVTIIHPGKGSKEGLHREGRIETIPTADAFMDLVRNMFPPNLVEACFKQFKTHYSTRLVTRTVVRTENGSEQSTSMPPPSSMENGTSLLENVTRALGTLQEVLTFEETVPVSGSANGINALGLVVFSVAFGLVIGGMKHKGRVLRDFFDSLNEAIMRLVGIIIWYAPVGILFLIAGKILEMEDMAVLGGQLGMYTLTVIVGLFLHAGGVLPLIYFLITHRNPFPFIGGMLQALITAMGTSSSSATLPITFRCLEEGLGVDRRITRFVLPVGATVNMDGTALYEALAAIFIAQVNNYELNLGQITTISITATAASVGAAGIPQAGLVTMVIVLTSVGLPTEDITLIIAVDWFLDRLRTMTNVLGDSIGAAVIEHLSQRELELQEAELTLPSLGKPYKSLMAQEKGASRGRGGNESAM is encoded by the exons ATGAGCAGCCACGGCAACAGCCTGTTTCTGCGGGAGAGTGGCCAGCGGCTGGGCAGGGTAGgctggctgcagcagctgcaggagagCATGCAGCAGAGAGCACTGCGCACACGCCTGCGCCTGCAGACCATGACCCGGGAGCATGTGCTGCGCTTCATGCGCAGGAACGCCTTCATCCTGCTGACCGTCAGTGCTGTGATCATAG GGGTCAGCCTGGCCTTTGCCCTGCGCCCATACCAGCTCACCTACCGCCAGATCAAGTATTTTTCCTTCCCTGGAGAGCTTCTCATGAGGATGTTGCAAATGCTAGTGCTGCCGCTCATCGTCTCCAGTCTGGTCACAG GTATGGCATCCCTGGATAACAAGGCGACAGGGCGGATGGGGATGCGGGCAGCTGTGTACTACATGGTGACTACCGTCATTGCGGTCTTCATTGGCATCCTCATGGTCACCATCATCCACCCTGGGAAGGGCTCCAAGGAGGGGCTGCACCGTGAGGGCCGGATCGAGACCATCCCTACGGCTGATGCCTTCATGGACCTGGTCAG AAATATGTTTCCACCCAACCTTGTGGAAGCCTGCTTCAAACAG TTCAAGACACACTACAGCACAAGGCTGGTAACCAGGACCGTGGTGAGGACAGAGAATGGATCCGAGCAGAGCACCTCCATGCCTCCTCCATCTTCAATGGAGAATGGAACCAGCCTCCTGGAAAATGTCACTCGGGCCTTGGGCACTCTGCAGGAGGTGCTGACCTTCGAGGAGACTGTGCCTGTGTCTGGCTCAGCTAATGGCATCAATGCTCTGGGCCTTGTGGTCTTCTCTGTGGCCTTTGGGCTGGTCATTGGTGGCATGAAACACAAGGGCCGAGTCCTGCGGGACTTCTTTGACAGCCTCAATGAGGCTATTATGAGGCTGGTGGGCATCATTATCTg GTATGCACCTGTGGGCATCCTGTTCCTGATTGCTGGCAAGATCCTAGAGATGGAGGACATGGCCGTTCTGGGGGGTCAGCTGGGCATGTACACCCTGACTGTAATCGTGGGCTTGTTTCTCCATGCCGGTGGTGTCCTGCCTCTGATCTACTTCCTCATCACCCACCGGAACCCATTCCCCTTCATTGGGGGCATGCTGCAGGCTCTTATCACTGCCATGGGCACGTCTTCCAG CTCCGCGACACTGCCCATTACCTTCCGCTGCCTGGAGGAGGGCCTGGGTGTGGACCGCCGCATCACCAGGTTCGTGCTGCCTGTGGGGGCCACTGTCAACATGGATGGCACTGCCCTCTATGAGGCCCTAGCTGCCATCTTCATTGCTCAAGTCAACAACTACGAGCTCAACCTGGGCCAAATCACAACTATCAG TATCACAGCAACTGCAGCCAGTGTTGGGGCTGCTGGCATTCCCCAGGCGGGTCTGGTCACCATGGTCATTGTGCTCACATCAGTTGGCTTGCCCACTGAAGACATCACGCTGATCATAGCTGTGGACTGGTTCCT TGACCGGCTTCGCACAATGACCAATGTGCTGGGGGACTCCATTGGAGCAGCCGTCATTGAACATTTGTCTCAGCGGGAGCTGGAGCTGCAGGAAGCCGAGCTCACTCTCCCAAGCCTGGGGAAGCCCTACAAGTCACTCATGGCACAAGAGAAGGGGGCATCCAGGGGACGGGGTGGCAATGAGAGTGCCATGTGA